The Hydra vulgaris chromosome 11, alternate assembly HydraT2T_AEP genome contains a region encoding:
- the LOC100213106 gene encoding zinc finger protein 808 isoform X3 produces the protein MIKNKFSIRKILQLKVENEMRFFEVEWEKTWENEEYIRQIAPGLLDEFLSKENSYDVKYKNETTPNETSDTIASFTCNESMSKPRRIGGIQAVISRLKMSQCLEQKPAIYTATKDEQCNDQVVKRIDIENINKSPNQIHDPDRSKFLIVENNSTEGYIHQQYSSLTHESYSNLIPANNNSKFTSSFKSHHSPLSRENSLNRNTSSHGYNQLSGENTKLSFDNSGVFFKCSICSEILYEDVKYRQHMYMHEQVSLLKKDPPKLLKPGTFECKFCNMIFDGKDKLKTHYNENHEKEFVNTQPTDQLYSCSQCHQSFLILSALQKHLEMHPLHAAQASENIKVQNSDENVAKIKEEIELEDYSDQQSCNTSLLYLSSQNQKVSENKNFLNKSPSMATMTALDFQPINEALLLKKGECRLIDNLDEKKFFRCNLCDEMFETESDRAQHSLIHVDRSNSLDCHVCGKQFRHRTNLTTHLIVHSGVKPHQCAVCFRRFTQKVNLQRHMHIHEGSRPYRCSMCSKSFTQKANLQRHILSHTEQNKDDFVKASRDILSESDFIDESNDFIDDGVEKNAYLSSTKEFSDVSNNNENLISFDRQEFRCDICEKTFAQKANLHKHLLIHSGSKPFQCYVCGKAFRQRSSLQKHYTIHTNGSSSFMCQTCNRMFGSRTNLQRHMLVHVTSNTECYICYQKCTTSDNLERHFSEHIEEASLAMSLPQKYFEKSSGETFYCVDCGINFDNPIVYNQHLQCHQREFSDESHINNRLHDGASPLQCEVCGVIFMSSTKLKEHIEAHHTLSKNSFDPNSKLNVSSVQSSKLQELNKSLVPKLKDEQISTPIEFVSRHDNRLENHKEKKTTRVSRCPLCKQLFLSKIHMKEHYATVHSGENLDLHKKSKNVNQIQSQSFSISPKQFETDTLQLNTSSAFSIHKVETDEKDDGEVELITEDEEQMIKDNQEFIKDNILGGSHEYESKGRYERGNYSCKICNRTLTYKYSLEKHMLIHTGIYPYKCHLCSKRFNHKPNLDKHLIVHSGEKPHVCHLCHRAFSQRSNLQRHQLTHTQNRDFVCEICGKRFNHMASLKTHSLIHTGAKPFSCYICTKRFNQKGNLKRHVQTHKTGKRNRLSNESKNNEVDFNEENLSYYNGENSENSEDELSSHYNPIKKEDYMSAEEPLPTMLDDLNQSNSITSERSEQPKTSVLEELNHDNDDILTIVPSDELSEFGKQKMKTKKESYHCDSCSKLFVSMASLESHKRAHHSLIVCDVCGKQFSQKANLLKHKLIHMNKKPFPCQTCHKAFRQKANLQRHEMIHNKERKSLTCELCQKSFRCLWSLKQHVKNHPERTSFSCTFCGETFDEKAQLLRHYIVHKGITVYSCCICLQKYQSKDNLLAHMTTHENVPLDIQQRIEEDEGQDLLTQDDIPVDNEPTFVAKMES, from the exons ATGATAAAGAACAAGTTTTcgataagaaaaattttacaactgaAAGTTGAG aatgaAATGCGTTTTTTTGAAGTTGAGTGGGAAAAAACATGGGAGAATGAAGAATATATCCGCCAAATAGCACCGGGTCTTTTAGATGAGTTTTTGTCAAAGGAAAACTCTTATGACGTAAAATATAAGAACGAAACGACACCTAACGAAAca AGTGATACTATTGCTTCATTTACTTGCAATGAATCAATGTCAAAACCAAGAAGGATTGGGGGGATACAAGCAGTTATTTCAAGACTTAAAATGTCTCAATGcttag aacaaaaaccCGCCATATACACAGCTACAAAAGACGAACAATGTAATGATCAAGTTGTTAAACGGATTGATATAGAAAACATTAATAAATCACCGAATCAAATTCATGATCCCGATagatcaaagtttttaatagttgAGAATAATTCAACTGAAGGTTATATTCACCAGCAATATTCAAGCTTAACTCACGAATCATATTCTAACTTAATACCAGCAAATAACAATTCAAAGTTTACTTCTTCTTTTAAATCACACCATTCACCTTTATCGCGTGAAAATAGTTTGAATCGAAATACAAGCTCTCATGGTTATAATCAATTGTCTGGTGAAAATACAAAACTCTCGTTTGATAATTcaggagttttttttaaatgctctatATGTTCTGAAATACTTTACGAAGATGTAAAGTATCGTCAACATATGTACATGCACGAACAAGtgagtcttttaaaaaaagatccgCCAAAATTGTTGAAACCAGGTACGTTCGAGTGTAAGTTTTGCAATATGATATTTGATGgaaaagacaaattaaaaacGCATTATAATGAAAATCATGAAAAAGAGTTTGTCAACACACAGCCAACGGATCAGCTATATTCTTGTTCTCAATGTCAtcaaagttttttgatattgtcAGCACTGCAAAAACATCTCGAGATGCATCCATTGCATGCTGCTCAAGCGtcagaaaacataaaagttcaaaattccg atgagaatGTAGCAAAAATAAAAGAGGAAATAGAACTTGAGGACTACTCTGACCAACAATCGTGTAATACAAGCTTGCTTTACCTGTCTTCTCAAAATCAAAAAGTCTcggaaaataaaaactttttaaataaatctccTTCAATGGCAACCATGACAGCTTTAGATTTTCAACCTATAAACGAAGCTCTTCTGCTAAAAAAGGGTGAATGCAGACTAATTGATAATTTAgatgaaaagaaattttttcgaTGCAATCTGTGCGATGAAATGTTTGAAACGGAAAGCGACCGTGCGCAACACTCTTTGATACATGTAGATCGTTCTAACTCATTAGACTGTCATGTATGTGGTAAACAGTTTCGTCATCGAACTAATCTTACCACGCATTTAATTGTTCATAGTGGTGTTAAACCTCATCAGTGTGCAGTTTGTTTTCGACGTTTTACTCAGAAAGTTAACCTGCAACGCCATATGCATATACACGAAGGCAGCCGACCATATCGATGTTCAATGTGTTCGAAATCTTTTACTCAAAAAGCAAATTTACAAAGACATATACTTTCACATACAGAGCAAAATAAAGACGATTTTGTAAAAGCTTCAAGAGATATTTTAAGTGAATCTGATTTTATCGATGaatcaaatgattttattgatgatggagttgaaaaaaatgcttatttatcATCAACAAAAGAGTTTAGTGACGTttctaataataatgaaaatctAATTTCATTTGATCGTCAGGAGTTCCGTTGTGATATATGTGAAAAAACATTTGCTCAGAAAGCCAATCTTCACAAACATCTTCTCATTCATTCTGGGTCCAAACCTTTTCAATGTTACGTATGTGGCAAAGCATTTCGTCAGCGTTCTTCATTACAAAAGCATTACACAATACATACAAACGGTTCAAGTAGTTTTATGTGTCAAACGTGCAATCGAATGTTTGGATCGCGTACAAACTTACAACGTCACATGCTTGTGCATGTAACATCAAATACAGAATGTTATATTTGCTATCAAAAGTGTACTACCTCAGACAATTTAGAGAGACACTTTAGTGAACATATTGAAGAAGCCTCATTAGCAATGTCTTTGCCTCAAAAGTATTTCGAGAAGTCCTCGGGTGAAACGTTTTACTGTGTTGATTGTggaattaattttgataatccGATTGTCTACAACCAACATCTTCAATGTCATCAAAGAGAATTTTCTGATGAATCACACATTAATAATCGTTTGCATGATGGAGCATCTCCTTTACAATGTGAAGTATGCGGTGTTATTTTTATGTCATCAACTAAGCTGAAAGAACATATAGAAGCGCACCATACTTTAAGTAAGAACTCATTTGATCCAAACAGTAAACTCAATGTTTCTAGCGTCCAGTCTTCTAAACTACAAGAACTTAATAAGTCATTAGTGCCAAAACTGAAAGACGAGCAAATTTCTACTCCAATTGAATTTGTTTCAAGGCATGATAATCGTTTAGAAAAtcataaagagaaaaaaacaactCGTGTTTCGCGCTGCCCATTATGTAAGCAACTtttcttatctaaaattcaCATGAAAGAACATTATGCTACCGTGCACAGTGGTGAAAACCTTGatttgcataaaaaaagtaaaaatgtaaatcaaaTCCAGTCCCAAAGCTTTTCTATTTCCCCAAAGCAGTTCGAGACAGATACACTACAGTTAAATACTTCAAGTGCGTTTTCAATTCATAAAGTTGAAACAGACGAGAAAGATGATGGTGAAGTTGAACTAATCACTGAAGACGAAGAACAGATGATAAAAGACAATCAAGagtttattaaagataatattttaggTGGATCACACGAATATGAATCCAAAGGACGATATGAAAGAGGAAATTATAGTTGTAAAATTTGTAATCGTACTCTTACTTATAAATACAGCCTAGAAAAACATATGCTTATTCATACTGGCATTTATCCTTACAAGTGTCATCTGTGTTCAAAACGATTTAACCATAAACCAAATCTAGATAAACATTTAATTGTTCATAGTGGAGAGAAACCTCACGTCTGCCATTTATGCCATCGAGCGTTTAGTCAAAGATCAAACCTTCAACGTCATCAACTTACACATACACAGAATCGTGATTTTGTATGTGAAATTTGTGGCAAAAGATTTAATCATATGGCTTCGTTAAAAACGCACTCTCTCATTCACACTGGAGCTAAACCATTTTCATGCTACATTTGCACAAAAAGGTTCAACCAGaaaggaaatttaaaaagacatgTTCAAACTCATAAAACCGGAAAAAGAAATCGGCTAAGCAACGAATCAAAGAATAATGAAGTTGACTTTAATGAAGAAAACCTCTCTTATTATAATGGTGAAAATAGTGAAAATAGTGAAGACGAATTAAGTTCACATTATAAtccaattaaaaaagaagattacaTGAGTGCTGAGGAACCACTACCAACAATGTTGGAcgatttaaaccaaagtaattCTATAACTAGTGAGAGAAGTGAACAACCAAAAACTAGTGTGTTAGAAGAATTAAACCACGACAACGATGATATTCTAACAATTGTTCCGTCGGACGAATTGTCAGAGTTtggtaaacaaaaaatgaaaacaaaaaaagaatccTATCATTGCGATTCCTGCTCAAAATTGTTCGTATCAATGGCAAGTCTAGAATCCCACAAGCGCGCACATCACAGTTTAATTGTTTGCGATGTATGTGGCAAACAATTTTCTCAAAAAGCAAATTTACTCAAACATAAGTTGATCCACAtgaataaaaaaccttttccaTGTCAGACATGTCACAAGGCATTCCGGCAAAAAGCAAATTTACAACGCCATGAAATGATTCATAACAAAGAACGAAAATCTTTGACCTGTGAATTATGCCAAAAGTCTTTTAGATGTCTGTGGAGTCTCAAACAGCATGTTAAAAATCATCCTGAAAGGACGTCATTTAGCTGTACATTTTGTGGAGAAACGTTTGACGAAAAAGCGCAACTTTTACGTCATTATATTGTGCATAAAGGAATAACTGTTTATTCATGCtgcatttgtttacaaaagtaTCAATCAAAAGATAATCTTTTAGCGCATATGACAACCCACGAAAACGTGCCTTTAGACATTCAGCAAAGGATTGAAGAAGATGAAGGTCAAGATTTATTAACACAAGACGACATACCTGTTGACAATGAGCCTACTTTTGTTGCCAAGATGGAATCCTAA